A genomic window from Punica granatum isolate Tunisia-2019 chromosome 2, ASM765513v2, whole genome shotgun sequence includes:
- the LOC116194334 gene encoding high mobility group B protein 15: protein MASSSRASQSQTIGMGMRSEGNYQAYPPPVAEYSQVVASPQLFMSTLEKLHSTMGTKFMIPIIGGKELDLHRLFVEVTSRGGIEKIIRERRWKDVTATFNFPSTATNASFVLRKYYVSLLQHYEQIYFFRARGWTPMPAGNLQSPPLQTLQFQRIEPAPTPQASRPTLTQQMRMVPAELPRALSLTNSAGTPVVGVIDGKFEDGYLVTVSLGPEKLKGVLYQIPQDPSQKMPQHQSGGFKINDRGAPAASVTVHRRRRRKKSEIKRRDPAHPKPNRSGYNFFFAEQHARLKPLHPGKDREISRMIGELWNKLKETERAVYQEKAMKDKERYKAEMENYRERLRLGQVISDAVPLQQRLPELDVEMAEADTGTEEAEEESPHTPYNESSTGKSNSEEFKEAEASLVSGAAGESSNENMDTEGPAGPKSASQNPEDKVEKGKVGNVDVGPEAANAEGQLGKVERDGEGIDRSMEMKKECEGN, encoded by the exons ATGGCATCAAGTTCAAGGGCAAGTCAGAGCCAAACAATAGGAATGGGGATGAGGTCAGAGGGGAACTATCAGGCATACCCACCTCCAGTGGCAGAGTACAGTCAAGTGGTGGCAAGCCCTCAGCTCTTCATGTCCACTCTTGAGAAGCTCCACTCCACCATGGGCACCAAATTCAT GATTCCAATCATAGGGGGAAAAGAGCTGGACTTACATCGACTCTTTGTGGAGGTAACTTCCCGTGGTGGCATCGAGAAG ATAATTAGGGAGAGGAGGTGGAAAGATGTGACAGCAACTTTCAACTTTCCATCCACCGCCACAAACGCTTCCTTCGTGCTGAGAAAGTACTATGTTTCTCTACTTCAGCATTACGAGCAGATTTACTTTTTCAGGGCCCGGGGATGGACCCCCATGCCAGCAG GAAACCTGCAGAGCCCTCCACTGCAGACGCTTCAGTTCCAGAGAATAGAACCTGCACCAACTCCCCAGGCTAGCAGGCCGACTTTGACCCAACAGATGAGGATGGTTCCTGCAGAGTTGCCCCGAG CATTAAGCTTAACAAACTCAGCAGGGACTCCAGTTGTGGGCGTGATCGATGGGAAATTTGAGGACGGGTACTTAGTCACAGTGTCACTGGGTCCTGAGAAGCTAAAGGGGGTGCTTTATCAGATCCCACAGGATCCGTCCCAGAAGATGCCTCAGCATCAATCAGGTGGCTTCAAGATCAACGACCGTGGGGCTCCTGCAGCATCAGTCACTGTTCATCGTCGACGACGCCGGAAGAAGTCAGAGATCAAGAGGAGGGATCCTGCACACCCTAAACCCAACCGGAGCGGGTACAACTTCTTCTTTGCGGAGCAGCATGCAAGACTCAAGCCTCTCCACCCAGGAAAGGATAGGGAGATCAGCAGGATGATTGGTGAACTCTGGAACAAGCTCAAGGAGACGGAAAGAGCT GTGTACCAAGAGAAGGCGATGAAGGATAAAGAGAGGTACAAGGCAGAGATGGAGAATTATCGGGAGAGGCTGAGATTGGGCCAAGTCATAAGTGATGCCGTGCCATTACAGCAGAGGCTCCCCGAACTCGATGTTGAAATGGCGGAGGCAGACACTGGTACTGAGGAAGCCGAAGAGGAGTCTCCCCACACTCCTTACAATGAGAGCAGCACCGGGAAAAGCAACTCCGAGGAGTTTAAGGAAGCAGAAGCATCCTTGGTATCGGGGGCAGCTGGTGAAAGCAGCAATGAGAATATGGACACAGAGGGTCCTGCTGGGCCAAAGAGTGCGAGCCAGAACCCCGAAGATAAGGTCGAGAAGGGGAAGGTGGGGAATGTAGATGTGGGTCCGGAGGCTGCAAATGCGGAAGGTCAGCTTGGGAAAGTTGAGAGGGACGGGGAAGGTATCGACAGGTCGATGGAAATGAAGAAAGAGTGCGAGGGAAATTAG
- the LOC116195592 gene encoding copper transporter 5.1-like, producing the protein MMHMTFYWSKEVTLLVDSWRTRSWVDYALTLLACFLASAFYQLLEDRRVRLNLRLSSSSSSSSRATDSPDASLNTTLLSKSAKIGSGSSNRWSRGRVTEAVMFGVNSAIGYLLMLAVMSFNGGVFASVVFGLAIGYLAFRNGDEVASMVVADNACACA; encoded by the coding sequence ATGATGCACATGACGTTCTACTGGAGCAAGGAGGTGACCCTCCTGGTGGACTCGTGGCGCACCCGGTCGTGGGTCGACTACGCCCTCACCCTCCTCGCCTGCTTCCTCGCCTCTGCATTCTACCAGCTCCTCGAGGACCGCCGTGTCCGCCTCAACCTACGTCTCTCCTCCTCGTCCTCCTCATCCAGCCGGGCCACTGACAGCCCGGATGCGTCCCTGAATACGACGCTGTTATCCAAGTCGGCGAAGATCGGGTCCGGGAGTTCCAACAGGTGGTCCCGGGGTAGGGTCACGGAGGCGGTCATGTTCGGGGTGAACTCTGCGATCGGATACCTGCTGATGCTCGCGGTGATGTCATTCAACGGCGGGGTCTTCGCAAGTGTCGTCTTCGGGCTAGCGATCGGGTACTTGGCCTTCAGGAATGGGGACGAGGTAGCCTCGATGGTGGTTGCTGATAACGCCTGTGCCTGTGCCTGA